One Edaphobacter flagellatus genomic region harbors:
- a CDS encoding DUF4230 domain-containing protein, translated as MTTQYNERRSGGFFVFLLALVLGAAAMAVFLRHATNGFMERVADRIIGRTTTFDTSVPAVVQRIQRLSRLETVVYSLDTIVEGSRSSAVLPDLLAGDRILLVVHGQSIAGIDLAKLKPEDVKITTDNNGVRTIHVNLPPSELFSTTLDNQHTRVYARSTGILVPVDQNLESETRAKAEQQLQKNALSDGILDAATRNARASIATLLYGLGFQKVDVL; from the coding sequence ATGACGACGCAATATAACGAACGCCGCTCCGGAGGCTTCTTCGTCTTCCTGCTCGCCCTTGTCCTCGGCGCCGCCGCAATGGCCGTCTTTCTCCGCCATGCCACCAACGGCTTCATGGAGCGCGTCGCCGACCGCATCATTGGCCGTACCACCACGTTCGATACCTCGGTTCCCGCCGTCGTCCAGCGCATCCAGCGGCTCAGCCGGCTCGAAACCGTCGTCTACTCGCTCGACACCATCGTCGAAGGCTCCAGGTCCAGCGCCGTGCTCCCCGATCTCCTCGCTGGCGACCGCATCCTGCTCGTCGTCCACGGCCAATCCATCGCCGGCATCGACCTCGCCAAGCTCAAGCCCGAAGACGTCAAGATCACCACCGATAACAACGGTGTCCGCACCATCCACGTCAACCTGCCGCCCTCTGAGCTCTTCTCCACCACGCTCGACAACCAGCACACACGCGTCTACGCCCGCTCCACCGGCATCCTCGTCCCCGTCGACCAGAACCTGGAATCCGAAACCCGCGCCAAGGCCGAGCAACAGCTGCAAAAAAACGCGCTCTCCGACGGCATCCTCGACGCCGCCACCCGCAACGCCCGTGCCTCCATTGCCACCCTCCTCTACGGACTGGGCTTCCAGAAGGTAGACGTCCTCTAA
- a CDS encoding serine hydrolase domain-containing protein, with protein sequence MALLLLAGSCLAQDSTAVRMDETVATYVASGNFMGSVLVARDNHVLLNKGYGYASLEWQVPDSPTTVYRLASLSKQFTAASILLLQERGKLDIHDPIRKYLPDAPPAWDKITIYHLLTHTSGIPNYSTFADQQMLNPFPITPMQLVARFWNRPLDFVPGEKWFYTNSGYALLGYLIERITGQSYGEFVQQNIFQPLGMAHSRFGSDTAIMPQFATGYALSPQGPLQTPSPSFTMSYAAGAICSTTEDLLRWEQALFFGTFLSPASVQAMTKPFKNGYALGLATGTEGGHKLIAHNGTISGFSTQMAYYPDSKTIVIVLSNLGGAPAPEIASKLAAIAMENKPGEPQP encoded by the coding sequence TTGGCCTTGCTTCTCCTCGCCGGTTCCTGCCTGGCTCAAGACTCCACAGCCGTCCGCATGGACGAGACCGTCGCCACCTACGTCGCGTCCGGTAATTTCATGGGCTCCGTTCTCGTAGCTCGCGATAACCACGTTCTGTTGAACAAGGGCTACGGCTACGCGAGCCTCGAATGGCAGGTTCCCGACTCGCCCACGACGGTCTATCGCCTCGCTTCTCTCAGCAAACAGTTCACTGCCGCATCCATCCTCCTGCTTCAGGAGCGCGGCAAGCTCGACATTCACGACCCCATCCGCAAGTACCTTCCGGACGCGCCGCCAGCCTGGGACAAGATCACCATCTACCATCTCCTCACCCACACCAGCGGCATTCCCAACTACTCCACCTTTGCAGACCAGCAGATGCTCAATCCGTTTCCCATCACGCCCATGCAGCTCGTCGCGCGCTTCTGGAACCGCCCGCTCGACTTCGTGCCAGGCGAAAAGTGGTTCTACACCAACTCCGGATACGCCCTGCTCGGCTATCTCATCGAACGCATCACCGGCCAAAGCTATGGCGAGTTCGTCCAGCAGAACATCTTCCAGCCGCTCGGCATGGCACACTCCCGCTTCGGCTCCGATACAGCCATCATGCCGCAGTTTGCGACCGGCTATGCTCTCAGCCCCCAGGGACCCCTTCAGACGCCATCTCCCAGCTTCACCATGTCCTACGCAGCCGGAGCCATCTGCTCCACCACCGAAGACCTTCTCCGCTGGGAGCAGGCGCTCTTCTTCGGGACCTTTCTCTCGCCGGCTTCCGTACAGGCCATGACCAAACCCTTCAAAAACGGTTATGCTTTGGGGCTCGCAACCGGAACCGAAGGCGGACATAAACTCATCGCGCACAACGGCACCATCTCCGGCTTCAGTACACAGATGGCTTACTATCCCGACAGTAAAACCATCGTCATCGTGCTCTCCAATCTGGGAGGCGCACCCGCTCCCGAGATCGCCAGTAAACTCGCCGCCATCGCCATGGAAAACAAACCGGGCGAGCCGCAGCCCTGA
- a CDS encoding DUF1801 domain-containing protein, protein MKTELLRFNGTVERDPAIDAWMRAHAGALGSIAEEWFAVMRRCGDEVREALHDGCPVACLGDAPFGYVNVFTAHVNVGFFHGAALPDPARMLQGTGKFMRHVKLRAGETTNAAALGRLIDAAFVDIKARVENG, encoded by the coding sequence ATGAAAACGGAGCTACTGCGATTCAACGGAACTGTCGAACGGGATCCTGCTATCGATGCGTGGATGCGTGCGCATGCAGGTGCCCTGGGATCGATTGCGGAAGAATGGTTTGCGGTGATGCGTCGCTGTGGGGACGAGGTTCGGGAGGCTTTGCATGACGGCTGTCCGGTGGCATGCCTGGGCGATGCTCCCTTTGGCTATGTGAATGTGTTTACGGCGCACGTCAACGTCGGATTCTTTCATGGTGCTGCGCTGCCGGATCCGGCCCGCATGTTGCAGGGTACTGGCAAGTTTATGCGTCATGTAAAGCTGCGGGCGGGAGAAACGACGAACGCCGCAGCGCTGGGAAGGCTCATCGATGCGGCGTTCGTGGATATCAAGGCGCGGGTGGAAAACGGTTAG
- a CDS encoding Gfo/Idh/MocA family protein, with protein MTLGSNPWSRRRFVQLGAASALAAGINPALEAAAAPTGNATMINVAFAKRNPRIAMIGVGGRGTSLLKNLLAADAQIVAVCDLVKEKAENAANLVEKDGQKRPDLYTSGPHDFENMLKRNDIDFAITATPWDWHAPVALFAMTHGKDVAIEVPGVVTLEDCWNIVNTSEKTRKHCIMLENCCYGYNETLVLRMTNQGRFGDLMYGEGAYRHDLRSELFSDKGEGLWRRDEHTKRNGNLYATHGLGPVANYMSINRGDRFGYIVSMSTPERGLDAYRKAHLQPNDPRMAEKYVCGDMNTSLIKTANGLTITVKHCVSLPNPYSRVNMIAGTNGIFEDYPPRIYFDGDKNEAYTSLDQYKEQYIHPLWAKMGEVAKKSGGHGGMDFLMLYRLLQCVREGLPPDMDVYDAAAWASVGPLSVSSIAKGSAPFDFPDFTRGAWKTRTASAIATMS; from the coding sequence ATGACTCTCGGCAGCAATCCTTGGTCGCGTCGCAGGTTCGTACAGTTGGGAGCCGCCAGCGCTCTCGCCGCCGGCATCAACCCTGCCCTTGAGGCCGCAGCCGCACCCACCGGCAACGCCACCATGATCAACGTCGCCTTTGCCAAGCGGAACCCCCGTATCGCCATGATCGGTGTCGGAGGCCGCGGCACCTCGCTACTGAAGAACCTCCTCGCCGCCGACGCACAGATCGTCGCCGTCTGCGACCTCGTCAAAGAAAAGGCCGAGAACGCCGCCAACCTCGTCGAAAAGGATGGCCAAAAGCGCCCCGATCTCTACACCTCCGGCCCGCATGATTTCGAGAACATGCTCAAGCGCAACGACATCGACTTCGCCATCACCGCCACACCCTGGGACTGGCATGCTCCTGTCGCTCTCTTCGCCATGACCCACGGCAAAGACGTCGCCATCGAGGTTCCCGGCGTCGTCACTCTCGAAGACTGCTGGAACATCGTCAACACCTCCGAAAAGACGCGCAAGCACTGCATCATGCTTGAGAACTGTTGCTACGGCTACAACGAAACCCTCGTCCTGCGCATGACCAACCAGGGCCGCTTCGGCGATCTGATGTACGGCGAGGGAGCCTACCGCCACGACCTCCGCAGCGAACTCTTCTCCGACAAGGGCGAAGGCCTCTGGCGCCGCGACGAACACACCAAGCGCAACGGCAATCTCTATGCCACTCACGGACTCGGCCCCGTCGCCAACTATATGAGCATCAACCGCGGCGACCGCTTCGGCTACATCGTCTCCATGAGCACGCCCGAGCGTGGCCTCGACGCCTATCGCAAGGCCCACCTTCAGCCCAACGACCCGCGCATGGCCGAAAAGTACGTCTGCGGCGACATGAACACCTCGCTCATCAAAACCGCTAACGGACTCACCATCACGGTCAAGCATTGTGTCTCGCTGCCCAACCCCTACAGCCGCGTCAACATGATTGCCGGTACCAACGGTATCTTCGAGGACTACCCACCGCGCATCTACTTCGACGGCGACAAGAACGAGGCCTACACCTCACTCGACCAGTACAAGGAGCAATACATCCACCCCCTCTGGGCGAAGATGGGCGAGGTTGCCAAAAAGTCCGGCGGCCACGGCGGCATGGACTTCCTCATGCTCTACCGCCTCCTCCAATGCGTCCGCGAAGGACTCCCACCCGACATGGACGTCTACGACGCCGCTGCCTGGGCCTCCGTCGGCCCGCTCAGTGTCTCCTCCATCGCCAAAGGCTCTGCCCCCTTCGATTTCCCCGACTTCACCCGCGGAGCCTGGAAGACACGCACCGCCTCCGCCATCGCCACCATGTCATAG
- a CDS encoding AraC family transcriptional regulator, translating into MSKHFRVPARKLTKLKEAGIRASDVLRDAGLPIGLLEQPRVQLTTNEFFAFWKAVKEASPDPTVGLKLGTERRVEQHDPIGLTALSAATFGEAMRSAARYKQITCPEEIVSEISGGEWTLRFNWLLAAEEEPPVLMDVCFAWVLSLARNGTGEEIIPLRVEYMQQREHVRLFERHFGCKVMTGCSRNAIVFRAEDAARPFITRNADLLAILAPQLDEDLRRQREDLSFPDQIRDAIHRRLTGRRPKMTDVAREMRLSVRTLQRRLQESSLNFQQMLEEARHESARHYLKRSPLELNEVAYMLGYEDSSSFVRAFRGWEGIPPAQWRESERAKEVVPVLDQAV; encoded by the coding sequence ATGAGCAAGCACTTCAGAGTTCCGGCGCGGAAGTTGACGAAGCTGAAAGAGGCCGGGATTCGTGCGTCGGATGTGTTGCGGGATGCGGGGCTGCCGATTGGATTGTTAGAGCAGCCTCGCGTCCAGCTGACCACCAACGAGTTCTTCGCGTTCTGGAAGGCAGTGAAAGAGGCAAGCCCCGATCCGACGGTGGGGTTGAAGCTGGGCACCGAGAGGCGCGTGGAGCAGCACGATCCGATTGGGCTGACGGCGCTTTCGGCGGCGACGTTTGGTGAGGCGATGCGTTCGGCGGCGCGATATAAGCAGATCACCTGCCCGGAGGAGATTGTCAGCGAGATCAGCGGCGGTGAGTGGACGCTGCGGTTCAACTGGTTGCTGGCTGCAGAGGAAGAGCCTCCTGTCCTGATGGATGTGTGCTTCGCCTGGGTGCTTTCGCTGGCGCGGAACGGCACGGGCGAGGAGATTATTCCGCTCCGCGTGGAGTATATGCAGCAGCGCGAGCATGTGCGGCTGTTCGAGCGGCACTTTGGCTGCAAGGTGATGACGGGCTGCAGCCGGAACGCCATCGTTTTTCGTGCGGAAGATGCTGCGCGTCCGTTTATAACGCGCAATGCAGACCTGCTGGCGATTCTGGCGCCGCAGCTTGACGAAGACCTGCGGCGTCAGCGCGAAGACCTGAGCTTTCCTGACCAGATACGGGATGCGATCCACCGCAGGCTGACGGGGCGGCGGCCGAAGATGACGGATGTGGCGCGCGAGATGCGCCTGAGTGTGCGCACGCTGCAGCGCCGGTTGCAGGAGAGCAGCCTGAATTTTCAGCAGATGCTGGAAGAGGCGCGGCACGAGTCGGCGCGTCACTATTTGAAACGTTCACCGCTGGAGCTGAACGAGGTGGCGTACATGCTGGGGTATGAGGACTCGAGCTCGTTTGTGCGCGCGTTTCGTGGGTGGGAGGGGATACCGCCTGCGCAGTGGCGTGAGTCGGAGCGGGCGAAAGAGGTTGTGCCGGTTCTGGATCAGGCTGTGTGA
- a CDS encoding alpha/beta fold hydrolase produces the protein MKSALRAGIVFVLSAVFFSILPRATAQVAIDSRSAEVDGVKLHYLVAGKGPAVILLHGYTQTSRMWRPLIPRLAERFTVIAPDLPGIGDSEIPKDGLDMKTAAIRIHALAKSLGIGKARVVGHDIGLMVAYAYAAQFPSEVEKLVVMDAFLPGVAGWELAYDSPDFWHFRFHGPTPEALVEGREKVYFAYFWNDLAADKTHSLPVADREAYVAAYARNGRMRAGWAYFASWPETAKQFAQMAQTKLTMPVLSIAGEKASAAILNPQMKLVATEVKVIELKDTGHWLMEERPKETMDALVDFL, from the coding sequence ATGAAATCTGCTCTTCGAGCTGGAATTGTCTTTGTTCTCTCCGCCGTATTCTTCTCGATCCTGCCGCGTGCGACGGCGCAGGTCGCAATCGACTCGCGCTCAGCCGAGGTGGACGGCGTAAAGCTGCACTATCTGGTGGCGGGCAAGGGGCCTGCGGTGATCCTGCTGCATGGCTATACGCAGACTTCCCGCATGTGGCGACCGCTAATACCGCGACTTGCGGAGCGGTTTACGGTGATTGCTCCCGACCTGCCGGGGATCGGTGATTCAGAGATTCCGAAGGATGGTCTTGATATGAAGACGGCTGCGATCCGCATCCATGCGCTGGCAAAGTCTCTGGGGATCGGGAAGGCGCGGGTGGTGGGGCACGATATCGGCCTGATGGTCGCCTATGCGTATGCGGCGCAGTTTCCGTCGGAGGTTGAGAAGCTGGTGGTGATGGACGCGTTTCTTCCGGGAGTCGCCGGATGGGAGCTTGCCTATGACAGCCCGGACTTCTGGCATTTCCGGTTCCATGGCCCGACGCCGGAGGCTCTTGTAGAAGGGCGTGAGAAGGTTTATTTTGCCTACTTCTGGAACGACCTGGCAGCGGACAAGACGCACTCACTTCCTGTCGCCGACCGGGAGGCATATGTCGCGGCGTATGCGCGCAACGGTCGGATGCGCGCAGGCTGGGCTTACTTCGCCAGCTGGCCAGAGACGGCGAAGCAATTTGCCCAGATGGCGCAGACGAAGCTGACCATGCCGGTTCTCTCCATTGCGGGCGAGAAGGCGAGCGCGGCGATCCTAAATCCGCAGATGAAGCTGGTCGCGACCGAGGTGAAGGTGATCGAACTGAAGGACACTGGGCATTGGCTGATGGAAGAGCGTCCAAAGGAGACGATGGATGCTCTGGTCGATTTTCTATAA
- a CDS encoding TetR/AcrR family transcriptional regulator, with protein sequence MARSKEFDPERALAKAMHVFWRNGYEKTSIELLMEEMDIAKQSLYDTFGDKRQLYLKALAYYRDQTNGAMEHMLQAAPSIKEGFAKLLYGLAGETREQHERGCLLLSANLQRDPGDEEVAAFLRDNQARVEAIFVQALRRAKKQGELSRPANPAALARFFVVTIQGMRAMARLDSDKKALEQVARVALGAFQ encoded by the coding sequence ATGGCCCGATCGAAGGAATTTGACCCGGAACGCGCCTTAGCCAAGGCCATGCATGTCTTTTGGCGAAACGGCTATGAGAAGACCTCGATCGAGCTGTTGATGGAAGAGATGGACATTGCCAAGCAGAGTCTATACGACACCTTCGGCGACAAACGCCAGTTGTACCTGAAGGCGTTGGCCTACTACCGCGATCAGACCAACGGCGCGATGGAGCACATGCTCCAGGCCGCTCCATCCATCAAAGAGGGATTCGCGAAGCTGCTCTACGGCCTCGCAGGCGAAACCCGGGAGCAGCACGAGCGGGGATGTCTCCTGCTTAGCGCCAACCTGCAGCGCGATCCGGGAGACGAGGAAGTCGCCGCATTCCTGCGCGATAACCAGGCCAGAGTCGAAGCCATCTTCGTTCAGGCGCTCCGGCGAGCGAAGAAACAGGGAGAGCTCTCCCGCCCAGCCAACCCCGCAGCCCTCGCCCGCTTCTTCGTGGTCACAATCCAGGGCATGAGAGCCATGGCCCGGCTCGACTCCGACAAAAAGGCCCTCGAACAGGTCGCACGCGTCGCCCTCGGCGCGTTTCAGTGA
- a CDS encoding CTP synthase: MSAKYIFVTGGVVSSLGKGLAAASIGCLLEARGLRVNLMKFDPYLNVDPGTMSPFQHGEVFVTDDGAETDLDLGHYERFTHAKLSRDNNLTTGRIYEQIITKERRGDYLGKTVQVIPHVTNEIKNAMRKVAQDTDVTIVEIGGTVGDIESLPFLEAIRQMRQDLGRENTVFVHVTLIPWIAAAQELKTKPTQHSVKEMLSIGIQPDILLCRTDRAVPREMRQKIAAFCNVEEAAVIAARDVPSIYEVPLNFAQEGVDALALKYLHINAPAPDLSKWQDIVYRAHNPQDEVSIAIVGKYVEYEDSYKSLKEALVHGALAHNLKLRVTWIEAEGLETRDEEGRPTLEFAHQLTGFDGILVPGGFGKRGIEGMLNAIRFARETGTPYFGICLGMQTACIEYARNVAGLKDANSGEFDPATPHRIIYKLRELTGVEEMGGTMRLGAWPCVLEPGSLAAKAYGTTEISERHRHRYEFNREYEAILTGAGLRLTGTTPDATYVEIVEIPGHPFFLGCQFHPEFKSKPLEPHPLFRDFVAASYRNRGTRATASSESQAHVPAHNA; encoded by the coding sequence ATGTCTGCAAAGTACATCTTCGTAACGGGCGGTGTTGTGTCTTCGTTAGGAAAAGGGCTCGCGGCGGCCTCGATCGGCTGCCTGCTTGAGGCCCGCGGACTCCGCGTCAACCTGATGAAGTTCGACCCCTACCTCAACGTCGATCCCGGCACCATGTCGCCCTTCCAGCACGGCGAAGTCTTCGTCACCGACGACGGCGCCGAAACCGATCTCGACCTCGGCCACTACGAGCGCTTCACCCACGCCAAGCTCTCCCGCGACAACAACCTCACCACCGGCCGCATCTACGAGCAGATCATCACCAAGGAACGCCGCGGCGACTACCTCGGCAAAACTGTTCAGGTCATCCCCCACGTCACCAACGAAATCAAGAACGCCATGCGCAAGGTCGCGCAGGACACCGACGTCACCATCGTCGAGATAGGCGGCACAGTCGGCGACATCGAATCGCTCCCCTTCCTCGAAGCCATCCGCCAGATGCGCCAGGACCTCGGCCGTGAAAACACCGTCTTCGTCCACGTCACGCTCATCCCCTGGATCGCCGCCGCGCAGGAGCTCAAGACCAAGCCAACGCAGCACTCCGTTAAGGAGATGCTCTCCATCGGTATCCAGCCCGACATCCTCCTCTGCCGCACCGACCGCGCCGTTCCGCGCGAGATGCGGCAGAAGATCGCCGCCTTCTGCAACGTCGAAGAGGCCGCCGTCATCGCCGCCCGAGACGTCCCCAGCATCTACGAGGTCCCGCTGAACTTCGCGCAGGAGGGCGTCGACGCGCTCGCGCTCAAGTACCTCCACATCAACGCGCCTGCACCCGACCTCTCCAAATGGCAGGACATCGTCTACCGCGCCCACAATCCGCAGGACGAAGTCTCCATCGCCATCGTCGGCAAGTATGTCGAGTACGAAGACTCCTACAAGTCGCTCAAGGAAGCCCTCGTCCACGGCGCGCTCGCCCACAACCTCAAGCTCCGCGTCACCTGGATCGAAGCCGAGGGCCTCGAGACCCGCGACGAAGAAGGCCGGCCCACGCTTGAGTTCGCCCACCAGCTCACCGGATTCGATGGCATCCTCGTCCCCGGCGGCTTCGGCAAGCGCGGCATCGAAGGCATGCTCAACGCCATCCGCTTCGCCCGCGAAACCGGAACGCCCTATTTCGGGATTTGTCTGGGAATGCAGACCGCCTGCATCGAGTACGCCCGCAACGTCGCCGGCCTCAAGGACGCCAACTCCGGCGAGTTCGACCCTGCCACGCCGCACCGCATCATCTACAAGCTCCGCGAGCTGACCGGCGTCGAAGAAATGGGCGGCACCATGCGCCTCGGCGCGTGGCCCTGCGTCCTCGAACCCGGCTCACTCGCCGCCAAGGCCTACGGAACCACCGAAATCTCCGAACGTCACCGCCACCGCTACGAGTTCAACCGCGAGTACGAGGCCATCCTCACCGGAGCCGGCCTGCGCCTCACCGGCACCACCCCCGACGCCACCTACGTCGAGATCGTCGAGATCCCCGGCCACCCCTTCTTCCTCGGCTGCCAGTTCCACCCCGAATTCAAATCCAAACCGCTCGAGCCACACCCGCTCTTCCGCGACTTCGTCGCCGCCAGCTACCGCAACCGCGGCACCCGCGCCACCGCCTCCTCCGAATCGCAAGCGCACGTTCCGGCTCACAACGCATAA
- a CDS encoding ligand-binding sensor domain-containing diguanylate cyclase has protein sequence MSSTPTSRYRHAFSRRTPLFAACLAAFLFLTRFTAAQQFTFAHYGQDEGLRNLDVFSVVEDNSGLLWLATENGLFRYDGSGFQRFGPEDGLGEPLVLGLYKDPAGRIWVNTNDHFYYVENSRLIDVPFSDQPAQLGPGQRIASLDADHLLFLARGSLRLIEHSGTHWTSRAFVDTAQLAAHPDLAHLHNVFVAPDRSLWLGCGDAICHLSDAANPAHAHVEIFAEPQGIAAGLWLRFFADSHGNLWARSLDHTAILPAHSNTFHLRDLPGDLAAYHRSGILTFAEDPAGRILTQAGNGIARWEGSAWRILDHDNGLAFKDVSTILFDRHGSPWFSTRGHGVFRWLGYDQVENWTTAQGLHDDIAWLIFRDHQGRLWVDDQLQASRLDDATHRLVTPPVFERTPVLHGSGMQQSTDGALWAFLITGEVQRYDPSIDRVTFRGKVSGLLRTFTDSAGRIWIAGNDGLYVIRTPNAPAIEKISDPLVSSDGFADIAESPNHDLWFLSDQHLYRLSHTDNRYTEIALDHTATRGQMRNLAIAPDSTLWIGGGIPALLHLRIEGNNAKTLDSVTAPDIVSGDVQIVRFDQRGWLWIGTDLGINVFDGKQWRLLTQRDGLVSNDTNEGAFFADRDGSVWIGANGGAMHILHPEQIFDTSPLDLRITSASLGGSQLALTSNTLARWHDAPLDLRFTSLNFHRNGALRFRYRLTGLESSWNETTLHALHYAALPPGDYRFELQAVDLDRQLRSAITSFSFTVSPPWWRTPPFYFVLAVLTFIASILVWHLRERRLIQRQRILRQLVAQRTRELEAEKAELLTAREALRQQATRDALTGLWNRPAIIDILIREMDSAHRSGASLAIVLADVDHFKQINDTYGHLTGDAILRDAAERMEENIRPSDYLGRYGGEEFLLVLPGLPYEDPHTRLNQLQQAIAGKPFTCEGRSIQVTSSFGVAWLEPTIATIEDLIRRADEALYQAKAQGRDCIVFYNEPCEEPQDQYKA, from the coding sequence TTGAGCAGTACGCCGACCAGCAGGTACAGACACGCATTCTCTCGCCGGACACCGCTCTTCGCCGCCTGCCTCGCCGCGTTTCTCTTCCTAACCCGCTTCACCGCCGCACAACAGTTCACCTTCGCGCACTACGGGCAGGACGAGGGCCTGCGCAATCTCGACGTCTTCAGCGTCGTCGAAGACAACTCCGGCCTGCTCTGGCTCGCCACGGAAAACGGCCTCTTCCGCTACGACGGCTCCGGCTTCCAACGCTTCGGCCCCGAAGACGGCCTCGGCGAGCCGCTCGTCCTCGGCCTGTACAAAGACCCTGCTGGCCGCATCTGGGTCAACACCAACGACCATTTCTACTATGTCGAAAACTCGCGCCTCATCGACGTCCCCTTCAGCGACCAGCCCGCACAACTCGGCCCCGGACAACGCATCGCATCGCTCGACGCAGACCATCTCTTGTTCCTCGCCCGCGGCTCGCTCCGCCTGATCGAACACTCAGGCACGCACTGGACCTCGCGTGCCTTCGTCGACACGGCACAGCTCGCCGCCCATCCCGACCTCGCGCATCTGCACAACGTCTTCGTCGCTCCCGATCGCAGCCTCTGGCTTGGCTGCGGAGACGCCATCTGCCACCTCAGCGACGCCGCCAACCCCGCACACGCTCATGTCGAAATCTTCGCCGAGCCGCAAGGCATAGCCGCCGGGCTCTGGCTGCGCTTCTTCGCCGATTCACACGGCAACCTCTGGGCGCGCAGTCTCGACCACACCGCCATCCTCCCTGCACACAGCAATACCTTCCACCTGCGCGATCTCCCCGGCGACCTCGCCGCTTACCACCGCTCCGGCATTCTCACCTTCGCCGAAGACCCCGCAGGCCGCATCCTCACGCAGGCCGGTAACGGCATCGCCCGCTGGGAGGGCTCCGCCTGGCGCATCCTCGATCACGACAACGGACTCGCCTTCAAAGACGTCAGCACCATCCTCTTCGACCGCCACGGCAGCCCCTGGTTCTCTACGCGCGGGCACGGCGTCTTCCGCTGGCTCGGCTACGACCAGGTCGAAAACTGGACCACCGCGCAGGGCCTGCATGACGACATCGCCTGGCTCATCTTCCGCGATCATCAGGGACGCCTCTGGGTCGACGACCAGCTCCAGGCCTCGCGCCTCGACGACGCCACGCACCGTCTCGTCACGCCGCCCGTCTTCGAGCGCACGCCCGTGCTGCACGGCAGCGGCATGCAGCAATCCACCGACGGCGCGCTCTGGGCCTTCCTCATCACCGGCGAAGTGCAGCGCTACGATCCCTCCATCGACCGCGTCACCTTCCGTGGCAAAGTCTCCGGCCTCCTCCGCACCTTCACCGACTCCGCTGGACGCATCTGGATCGCCGGCAACGATGGCCTCTACGTCATCCGTACCCCCAATGCCCCCGCAATCGAAAAGATCAGCGACCCGCTCGTCTCCAGCGATGGCTTCGCCGACATTGCTGAGAGCCCCAACCACGACCTCTGGTTCCTCTCCGACCAGCATCTCTACCGCCTGTCGCACACCGACAACCGCTACACCGAAATCGCGCTCGACCACACCGCCACACGTGGCCAGATGCGCAACCTCGCCATCGCACCCGACAGCACGCTCTGGATCGGCGGAGGCATCCCGGCTCTGCTGCACCTGCGCATCGAAGGCAACAACGCCAAAACGCTCGACTCCGTCACCGCGCCCGACATCGTCTCCGGTGATGTGCAGATCGTGCGTTTCGACCAGCGTGGCTGGCTCTGGATCGGCACCGACCTCGGCATCAACGTCTTCGACGGCAAACAGTGGAGACTCCTCACCCAGCGCGACGGCCTCGTCTCCAACGACACCAACGAAGGCGCCTTCTTCGCCGACCGCGACGGCTCCGTCTGGATCGGCGCCAACGGCGGCGCCATGCACATCCTGCACCCCGAACAGATCTTCGACACCTCGCCGCTCGATCTGCGCATCACCTCCGCCAGCCTCGGTGGCTCCCAGCTTGCACTCACCTCCAACACGCTCGCGCGCTGGCACGACGCTCCGCTCGATCTCCGCTTTACCTCGCTCAACTTCCACCGCAACGGAGCGCTTCGCTTCCGCTATCGCCTCACCGGCCTCGAATCCTCCTGGAACGAGACCACCCTGCACGCGCTGCACTACGCCGCGCTTCCTCCCGGCGACTATCGCTTCGAGCTCCAGGCCGTCGACCTCGACCGTCAGCTACGATCCGCCATTACCTCCTTCAGCTTCACCGTCAGCCCGCCCTGGTGGCGGACCCCGCCCTTCTACTTCGTGCTCGCTGTACTCACGTTTATCGCTTCCATCCTCGTCTGGCACCTGCGCGAGCGCAGACTCATTCAGCGTCAGCGCATCCTCCGCCAGCTCGTCGCCCAACGCACCCGCGAGCTCGAAGCCGAAAAAGCCGAGCTGCTCACCGCCCGCGAAGCTCTTCGCCAGCAGGCCACGCGCGACGCCCTCACCGGCCTCTGGAACCGTCCCGCCATCATCGACATCCTCATCCGCGAGATGGACAGCGCTCACCGCTCCGGCGCATCGCTCGCCATCGTGCTCGCCGACGTCGACCACTTCAAGCAGATCAACGACACCTACGGCCACCTCACCGGCGATGCCATCCTCCGCGACGCCGCCGAGCGCATGGAAGAAAACATCCGTCCCTCCGACTACCTCGGCCGCTACGGTGGTGAAGAATTCCTTCTTGTCCTGCCCGGCCTGCCCTACGAAGATCCGCACACCCGCCTGAACCAGTTGCAGCAGGCCATCGCCGGCAAACCCTTCACCTGCGAAGGCCGCTCGATTCAGGTAACCTCCAGCTTCGGCGTCGCCTGGCTCGAACCCACCATCGCCACCATCGAAGACCTCATCCGCCGCGCCGACGAAGCCCTCTACCAGGCCAAAGCGCAGGGCCGCGACTGCATCGTCTTCTACAACGAGCCCTGTGAAGAACCCCAGGATCAGTACAAGGCATAG